A part of Microbulbifer sp. MI-G genomic DNA contains:
- the mmsB gene encoding 3-hydroxyisobutyrate dehydrogenase has translation MQKIAFFGLGNMGGPMAANLVKAGYQVAAFDLNPTALAQAQREGCLPCENSEQALEGAGIVISMLPSGNAVKGLYLGEQGLLQQLQGDTLVIDCSTVSAEDACLVHEAARARGIRALDAPVSGGTAAAIAGTLCFMCGGDTATIDAARVLLQAMGSKIFHAGGAGAGQVAKICNNLLLAVHMTGTAEALQLGVDKGLDPRVLSEIMRESSGNNWSLAHYNPFPGAMENVPAANGYCGGFSVALMLKDLRLAMDAAAGSASSTPMGALAENLYQLHGASAENQQLDFSSIQNMFRRPAGALTE, from the coding sequence ATGCAAAAGATCGCCTTTTTTGGTCTGGGTAATATGGGTGGCCCCATGGCTGCCAATTTGGTGAAGGCCGGATACCAAGTGGCGGCTTTCGACTTAAATCCCACGGCATTGGCGCAGGCACAGAGGGAGGGCTGCCTGCCCTGTGAGAATAGTGAACAGGCCCTGGAAGGGGCCGGTATCGTGATTTCCATGTTGCCCAGTGGCAATGCGGTGAAAGGCCTCTATCTCGGTGAGCAGGGGCTGTTACAACAGCTTCAGGGGGATACCCTGGTCATTGATTGCTCGACGGTTTCTGCGGAAGACGCCTGCCTGGTGCACGAAGCGGCCCGTGCGCGCGGTATCCGCGCGCTGGATGCTCCTGTGTCCGGCGGGACTGCCGCGGCAATAGCGGGTACCCTGTGCTTTATGTGTGGTGGCGATACGGCGACAATTGATGCGGCGCGAGTACTATTGCAGGCCATGGGCAGCAAGATTTTCCATGCGGGTGGTGCTGGAGCGGGCCAGGTGGCGAAAATCTGTAATAACCTGCTGCTGGCCGTGCATATGACCGGTACTGCCGAAGCGCTGCAACTGGGTGTAGACAAGGGGCTGGACCCCAGGGTGCTCTCGGAGATTATGCGGGAAAGCTCGGGCAATAACTGGTCTCTGGCCCATTACAATCCCTTCCCCGGTGCCATGGAGAATGTGCCCGCAGCCAATGGGTATTGCGGCGGTTTCAGTGTGGCTCTGATGCTGAAAGATCTGCGCCTGGCCATGGATGCCGCTGCGGGCAGTGCTTCGTCCACACCCATGGGCGCACTGGCGGAAAACCTGTACCAGCTGCACGGTGCCAGTGCGGAAAACCAGCAGCTGGATTTCTCCAGTATCCAGAACATGTTTCGTCGTCCGGCAGGCGCTTTGACCGAATAG
- a CDS encoding OmpW/AlkL family protein: MNRIIACATVALTAGLAVPAFAYEEGSIIVRSGIATVAPDVNSSALSVSGAELGGTRVDVDNGSALGLTGVYVFRDHWGVELLAATPFTHDIQVEGLGATFDLGETKQLPPTLLLQWYPMDHRSSVQPYLGVGINYTAFFDEDIDSAADARFASLGATEEAKLSLDNSLGLAAEAGVDFAFGADKRWLFNLAVFWIDIDTDAKVTVPGVGDITASVDIDPLVYTAGLGYRF, encoded by the coding sequence ATGAATCGTATCATTGCGTGCGCAACCGTTGCGTTGACCGCTGGACTAGCTGTACCGGCATTTGCCTATGAAGAGGGGAGCATCATTGTGCGCAGTGGCATCGCCACGGTAGCACCCGATGTCAATTCCAGTGCGCTGTCAGTGTCGGGTGCCGAGTTGGGTGGCACCAGGGTGGATGTTGACAACGGTTCCGCCCTGGGCCTGACAGGCGTTTACGTGTTCCGCGATCACTGGGGTGTGGAACTGCTGGCCGCAACGCCGTTCACCCACGATATTCAGGTCGAGGGCCTGGGGGCGACCTTTGACCTTGGAGAAACCAAACAGCTGCCACCCACCCTGCTGTTGCAGTGGTATCCCATGGATCATCGGTCTTCCGTCCAGCCCTATCTCGGAGTCGGCATAAATTACACAGCATTCTTTGATGAGGATATTGACAGCGCTGCGGATGCGAGATTTGCAAGCCTCGGCGCAACAGAAGAGGCCAAGCTGTCCCTGGACAACTCTCTTGGCCTGGCCGCGGAAGCAGGCGTGGATTTTGCTTTCGGCGCGGACAAGCGCTGGCTGTTCAATTTGGCGGTGTTCTGGATAGATATCGATACCGACGCCAAAGTGACAGTGCCGGGGGTGGGTGATATCACCGCCAGCGTGGATATCGATCCGCTGGTATACACGGCGGGGCTGGGCTACCGGTTCTAA
- the hemN gene encoding oxygen-independent coproporphyrinogen III oxidase: protein MSMVQEIKTNVGGLSEALLSRYSGPCPRYTSYPTADRFSALDGVRPWAALQDIRSLSLYVHIPFCRSLCYFCACNKVITQQYGLASSYLDHLLQEAQWYRDKVARVPVTQLHLGGGTPTFLNDADLRRLMEGLGEVFELNPGDGVEYSIEADPRTLEPETLDTLRELGFNRLSLGIQDFDAEVQRSINRICSADQVGALTAAARERGFASISYDLIYGLPQQNLDTLQRTLDRVLALQPDRIALYHYAHLPHRFKAQRLIDTDLIPPAAEKIAMQLAAVEHLVRAGYAFLGMDHFARSGDELAIAADTGRLQRNFQGYTLMPADALVGLGASAISYSRSGFWQNLHRLKEYARAIGERGYAACRGWLLSEEDRLRQRVISELMCRLRLDKGEVERCMGTPFAEYFHEELERLQPMFDDGLIYQNDKAIVVTEQGRWFVRNVASAFDSYLHNQPTQAQYSRVL, encoded by the coding sequence ATGAGTATGGTGCAAGAGATAAAGACCAATGTGGGCGGGCTTTCAGAAGCGCTGTTATCCCGCTACAGCGGGCCCTGTCCCCGCTATACCTCTTACCCCACTGCGGATCGGTTCAGTGCACTGGATGGGGTCAGGCCCTGGGCAGCACTGCAGGACATTCGCAGCCTCTCTCTGTATGTTCATATCCCCTTTTGCCGCTCCCTGTGTTATTTCTGTGCCTGCAACAAAGTGATTACCCAGCAGTATGGGCTCGCCTCCAGCTACCTCGACCATCTTTTGCAAGAGGCGCAGTGGTACCGCGATAAAGTGGCGCGGGTACCGGTCACGCAGCTACATCTGGGTGGTGGTACGCCCACTTTTCTCAACGATGCGGATTTGCGCCGATTGATGGAAGGGCTGGGAGAGGTCTTTGAACTGAACCCCGGTGACGGCGTTGAATACAGTATTGAAGCCGATCCGCGTACTCTGGAGCCCGAGACGCTGGATACCCTGAGGGAACTGGGGTTTAATCGCCTCAGCCTGGGTATTCAGGATTTTGATGCCGAGGTACAGCGATCCATCAATCGTATCTGCAGTGCGGACCAGGTGGGTGCCCTGACTGCAGCAGCGCGCGAGCGGGGATTTGCTTCCATTTCCTACGATTTGATTTACGGACTGCCACAGCAGAACCTGGACACGTTGCAGCGCACTTTGGACCGCGTGCTGGCGTTGCAGCCAGACCGTATCGCGCTCTATCACTACGCCCATCTGCCCCACCGCTTTAAGGCCCAGCGCCTGATCGATACCGATCTGATTCCCCCTGCCGCGGAAAAAATCGCTATGCAACTGGCGGCAGTGGAGCACCTGGTGCGCGCGGGATATGCATTTCTCGGCATGGATCACTTTGCCCGTTCCGGCGACGAACTGGCCATAGCCGCGGATACAGGCAGGTTACAACGGAATTTTCAGGGATATACCTTGATGCCTGCTGATGCCCTTGTGGGGCTGGGTGCATCGGCAATCAGTTACAGTCGCAGCGGCTTCTGGCAAAACCTGCACCGCTTGAAAGAATACGCCCGAGCCATTGGTGAGCGGGGCTATGCGGCTTGCCGGGGCTGGTTGCTGAGCGAGGAGGACCGGCTGCGTCAACGGGTGATCAGTGAGCTCATGTGCCGTCTGCGCCTGGATAAAGGCGAGGTCGAACGCTGTATGGGTACGCCATTTGCGGAGTATTTCCACGAAGAGCTCGAGCGCCTGCAACCCATGTTTGATGACGGGCTTATTTACCAGAACGACAAGGCGATTGTTGTCACTGAGCAGGGGCGCTGGTTTGTGCGAAATGTGGCGTCGGCTTTCGATAGTTATCTCCACAACCAACCCACACAAGCTCAATATTCCCGGGTTCTTTAG
- the fnr gene encoding fumarate/nitrate reduction transcriptional regulator Fnr, which produces MMDSSVAVSCSNCSVRRLCLPAGLSQADIDRLEQVTRRKKLVKAGETLYRAGDPFSNLYAIRSGSFKTVVIAADGDTQVTHFALPGELLGLDAYSDRVHPSYAEALEDSSVCLLPFTQLEILAHQVQALQQQIYTIFSEELRQENDILMLLGKRSADTRLAALLINISSRYSRRGYSHSKFILSMPRTDIANYLGLTAETVSRLFSRLQREKLIKVSGRAVEIVDLVGLSELAGTHCSYEESH; this is translated from the coding sequence ATGATGGACTCCTCAGTGGCGGTCAGCTGCAGCAACTGCTCCGTAAGGCGTTTATGCCTGCCCGCAGGATTATCTCAAGCCGATATTGATCGGCTTGAGCAGGTTACTCGTCGGAAAAAACTGGTTAAAGCCGGGGAGACGCTGTACCGCGCTGGTGACCCTTTTTCCAATCTGTATGCCATTCGTTCCGGCAGTTTTAAAACGGTAGTTATTGCTGCCGATGGCGATACCCAGGTGACGCATTTTGCTCTGCCTGGAGAACTGCTCGGTCTCGATGCCTACAGTGACCGGGTCCATCCCAGTTATGCCGAAGCCCTGGAAGACAGTAGCGTCTGCCTGTTGCCATTCACCCAACTGGAAATTCTCGCCCATCAGGTTCAGGCTCTGCAACAGCAGATTTACACGATTTTTTCCGAAGAGCTGCGTCAGGAAAATGACATTTTGATGTTGCTTGGCAAGCGCTCGGCAGATACCCGCCTGGCGGCACTACTGATAAATATTTCCAGCCGGTATTCCCGCCGCGGCTATTCCCACAGCAAGTTTATCCTGTCTATGCCGCGTACCGATATTGCCAATTATCTGGGATTGACTGCAGAAACCGTAAGCCGGCTGTTCTCGCGTTTACAGCGGGAGAAACTGATCAAGGTCAGTGGCAGGGCAGTGGAGATTGTGGATTTGGTGGGGTTGAGTGAACTGGCAGGTACCCACTGCAGTTATGAGGAGTCCCATTGA
- a CDS encoding helix-turn-helix domain-containing protein: MSRADIDRLEGVTGRKRIVRAGEMLYSAGDSFQNLFAIRSGSFKCVVTAVDGDIQVTHFAFPGELLGLDAYSRRLHTSYSEALEDSSVCLLPFVQLERLARQVPALQQQIYSLFSDELRQENEILMLLGRRSADTRLAAFLINISSRYAQRGYSPSQFVLSMSRIDIANYLGLTAETISRLFSRLHREQLIRVDGRSMQILDIVGLSEIAGTHCSYENSP; encoded by the coding sequence TTGTCCCGGGCTGACATTGACCGGCTGGAGGGCGTTACCGGCAGGAAGAGGATCGTCAGGGCCGGGGAGATGCTCTACAGCGCCGGAGATTCTTTTCAGAACCTTTTTGCCATTCGCTCCGGCAGTTTTAAGTGTGTAGTCACCGCTGTCGATGGCGATATACAGGTAACCCATTTTGCCTTTCCCGGAGAGCTGCTTGGTCTCGATGCCTACAGCAGGCGGCTCCACACCAGTTATTCGGAGGCCCTGGAAGACAGCAGCGTCTGCCTGCTGCCGTTTGTCCAGTTGGAGCGGCTGGCCCGGCAGGTCCCGGCGTTGCAACAGCAAATTTACAGCCTGTTTTCCGACGAACTGCGCCAGGAAAATGAGATATTAATGCTGCTGGGCAGGCGCTCCGCAGACACCCGCCTCGCCGCATTTTTGATCAACATCTCCAGCCGATATGCCCAGCGGGGATATTCGCCCAGTCAGTTTGTACTCTCCATGTCACGCATTGATATTGCCAATTACCTGGGCTTGACTGCAGAAACGATTAGCCGGCTTTTTTCCCGTTTACACCGCGAACAATTGATCCGGGTGGATGGCAGAAGCATGCAGATTCTGGATATAGTCGGGCTCAGTGAGATTGCGGGAACCCATTGCAGTTATGAGAATTCTCCGTAA
- a CDS encoding STAS/SEC14 domain-containing protein, with translation MKIKRHGISIGIERIDDDFLLSIKAVGRLTHKDYEQIIPLLEYALEGVKHPRVSMLVDIRDFEGWGLHAVWDEFRLALKHGNEFSRIAVLGDEEWQEIATKIGGWFLSGEVRYFEEDHKAMDWLTTGNTSNNKQTDKTSVFSTHS, from the coding sequence ATGAAAATCAAACGCCACGGTATCTCCATCGGAATAGAGCGAATCGATGATGATTTTCTGCTATCTATCAAAGCGGTTGGCCGGCTGACCCACAAGGACTATGAACAAATCATACCCCTGCTGGAATATGCCCTTGAGGGCGTGAAACACCCCCGGGTGAGCATGCTTGTGGATATTCGCGATTTTGAGGGCTGGGGTCTGCATGCCGTGTGGGATGAGTTCAGGCTCGCCCTGAAACACGGTAACGAGTTCTCCCGGATTGCCGTACTCGGGGACGAGGAGTGGCAAGAGATCGCAACAAAAATTGGGGGCTGGTTTTTGAGTGGCGAGGTACGCTACTTTGAGGAAGATCATAAAGCCATGGACTGGCTAACAACAGGGAATACGTCTAACAATAAACAGACTGACAAAACATCGGTTTTCTCCACGCACTCGTGA
- a CDS encoding hemerythrin domain-containing protein, with translation MDAIYRQLCCDHQSMQQMLDSFEQLLQDLFEHSDRDPNTLSCILDALDYFSVYPDQYHHPVEDLIFAQLLRKPIHNRNVIYQVRKQHRQIATATKHVCALFYAVANNAMVERSVLRSASSAYIQLQRNHIHLENTALFPQVERYLDAKDWRLIRIRAENLGNPFFDSSRKKMYETLREHLTQHQTAATALA, from the coding sequence ATGGACGCCATCTACCGGCAACTGTGTTGTGACCATCAATCTATGCAACAAATGCTCGATAGTTTTGAGCAACTGTTGCAGGATCTTTTCGAACACAGTGACCGGGACCCAAACACCCTTTCATGCATCCTCGACGCGCTGGATTATTTTTCCGTCTACCCGGACCAATACCACCACCCGGTGGAGGATTTGATATTTGCACAGCTGTTACGCAAGCCAATCCACAATCGCAACGTCATCTATCAAGTGCGTAAACAGCACCGGCAGATTGCAACCGCAACCAAACATGTATGCGCACTCTTTTATGCCGTGGCCAATAACGCAATGGTGGAGCGATCAGTGTTGCGAAGTGCCAGCAGTGCCTATATACAACTGCAACGCAATCATATCCACCTGGAAAATACAGCACTGTTTCCCCAGGTTGAGCGGTATCTGGATGCAAAAGACTGGCGCTTGATTCGTATTCGAGCTGAAAATCTTGGCAATCCGTTTTTTGATAGCAGCAGAAAAAAAATGTATGAGACACTGCGCGAGCACCTCACACAGCATCAAACTGCGGCCACTGCGCTTGCCTGA
- a CDS encoding outer membrane beta-barrel protein: MSFNLKMLAAAAALLCSAAVQAEGAYMGGVIGVMDADGSDDNPFNAGIRAGYTWNSGWGIEAELTGSMTDGDILDHDFSISTQAVYATYRTQGDIYFKGRLGYLNEEVDVEYFGDASDSGASVGVGVGFTLAENISFETEYTLIEEEVDYWSGSLVVRF, from the coding sequence ATGTCTTTCAATCTTAAAATGTTGGCTGCTGCGGCGGCCTTGTTGTGTTCCGCTGCTGTACAGGCCGAAGGGGCCTATATGGGCGGTGTGATTGGTGTGATGGATGCAGATGGTAGCGATGACAACCCTTTCAATGCCGGTATTCGTGCTGGATATACCTGGAATTCTGGCTGGGGCATTGAGGCAGAGTTGACAGGTTCTATGACTGACGGCGATATTTTAGACCATGATTTCTCTATCTCCACCCAGGCTGTTTATGCCACTTACCGCACCCAGGGAGATATTTATTTCAAGGGGCGTCTTGGTTACCTCAACGAAGAGGTGGATGTAGAGTACTTTGGTGATGCTTCCGATAGCGGTGCCTCCGTAGGTGTTGGTGTCGGTTTTACACTGGCCGAGAATATCTCCTTTGAGACCGAGTACACGCTGATTGAAGAAGAAGTGGATTACTGGTCAGGCTCCTTGGTTGTGCGTTTCTAA
- the glyA gene encoding serine hydroxymethyltransferase: MFDASVTLATYDPEIWEAIREEDARQEDHIELIASENYTSPQVMAAQGSSLTNKYAEGYPGKRYYGGCEYVDKVETLAIERARQLFGADYANVQPHSGSQANAAVYQALCAPGDPILGMSLAHGGHLTHGARVNFSGKIYSAVQYGLNPDTGEVDYEEVERLALAHRPKMIVAGFSAYSRVMDWARFREIADKVGAYLFVDMAHIAGLVAAGEYPSPIPFADVVTSTTHKTLRGPRGGIILARANAEIEKKLNSAVFPGGQGGPLMHVIAAKAVSFKEAMTPEYRAYQKKVVENARAMAETFLDRGINIVSGGTDDHLMLVDLIGKAYTGKDADEALGRANITVNKNAVPNDPRSPFITSGLRVGTPAITTRGFGVEDTQQLTHWICDVLDALEKGEAETAIAGVKQKVLQVCAQYPVYRQG, translated from the coding sequence ATGTTTGATGCATCTGTCACGCTCGCCACCTACGACCCCGAGATCTGGGAAGCCATCCGGGAGGAGGATGCTCGCCAGGAAGACCACATCGAGTTGATTGCCTCGGAGAACTACACCAGCCCGCAAGTCATGGCCGCCCAGGGCAGCAGTCTGACCAACAAGTATGCCGAGGGCTATCCGGGCAAGCGTTACTATGGTGGCTGTGAATATGTGGACAAGGTGGAAACCCTGGCCATCGAGCGTGCCAGGCAACTGTTTGGCGCTGACTACGCCAATGTACAGCCCCACTCCGGCTCCCAGGCCAACGCTGCAGTTTACCAGGCCCTCTGTGCGCCCGGCGATCCTATTCTGGGTATGAGTCTGGCCCACGGCGGCCACCTGACCCACGGTGCCCGGGTCAACTTCTCCGGCAAGATCTACAGTGCCGTGCAGTACGGCCTGAATCCCGATACCGGGGAGGTGGATTACGAGGAGGTGGAGCGCCTGGCGCTGGCGCATAGGCCGAAGATGATCGTTGCCGGCTTCTCTGCCTACAGCCGGGTAATGGACTGGGCGCGCTTTCGCGAGATCGCCGACAAGGTGGGGGCCTACCTGTTTGTGGATATGGCGCACATTGCCGGTCTTGTCGCTGCCGGCGAGTATCCCTCACCGATCCCCTTTGCAGATGTTGTCACTTCGACAACCCACAAAACCCTGCGCGGCCCGCGCGGCGGCATCATCCTGGCCCGCGCCAATGCAGAGATCGAGAAGAAGCTGAACTCTGCGGTATTCCCCGGTGGCCAGGGCGGCCCGCTGATGCATGTGATTGCCGCCAAGGCGGTTTCCTTTAAAGAAGCCATGACCCCGGAGTACAGGGCCTACCAGAAAAAAGTGGTGGAAAATGCCCGCGCCATGGCAGAGACTTTTCTGGACCGGGGCATCAATATCGTTTCCGGGGGTACCGATGACCATCTGATGCTGGTGGATCTGATTGGCAAGGCGTATACCGGTAAGGATGCCGATGAGGCCCTGGGCCGTGCCAATATCACGGTGAACAAGAATGCGGTACCAAACGATCCGCGCTCCCCATTTATCACCAGTGGCCTGCGTGTCGGCACCCCGGCGATCACCACCCGCGGTTTTGGTGTCGAGGATACCCAGCAACTGACCCACTGGATCTGTGATGTCCTGGATGCACTGGAAAAGGGGGAAGCGGAGACCGCTATTGCCGGGGTAAAGCAGAAAGTGCTGCAGGTTTGTGCACAGTACCCGGTGTACCGCCAGGGCTGA
- the nrdR gene encoding transcriptional regulator NrdR, producing the protein MHCPFCGAEETKVVDSRLVAEGDQVRRRRECLECRERFTTFETAELLLPRVVKQNGQREPFNEDKLRAGIQRAVEKRPVSTERVESAVSQIKHALQATGERELPARAIGELVMEQLRELDQVAYVRFASVYRRFEDVSEFNEEIERLIGKGSGSQ; encoded by the coding sequence ATGCACTGTCCTTTCTGCGGCGCAGAAGAAACCAAAGTTGTCGATTCCCGCCTGGTGGCTGAAGGGGATCAGGTGCGCCGCCGGCGCGAGTGCCTTGAGTGTCGCGAGCGTTTTACCACGTTTGAAACCGCCGAACTGCTGCTGCCGCGGGTCGTCAAGCAAAATGGCCAGCGCGAACCGTTCAACGAAGACAAGCTGCGCGCGGGTATCCAGCGCGCGGTGGAAAAGCGCCCGGTCAGCACCGAACGGGTGGAATCTGCAGTCTCCCAGATAAAACACGCCCTGCAGGCTACCGGTGAGCGGGAGCTGCCCGCCCGCGCCATTGGAGAATTGGTGATGGAGCAGTTGCGCGAGCTGGACCAGGTGGCCTATGTGCGCTTCGCCTCGGTGTACCGGCGTTTCGAAGATGTGAGTGAATTCAACGAAGAGATCGAACGCCTGATCGGTAAGGGAAGTGGTTCGCAATGA
- the ribD gene encoding bifunctional diaminohydroxyphosphoribosylaminopyrimidine deaminase/5-amino-6-(5-phosphoribosylamino)uracil reductase RibD, protein MSTTAVQNAQALMARAVQLAERGLYTTMPNPRVGCVITDPAGAVVGEGWHQRAGAAHAEIAALRDAGERARGSTVYVTLEPCRHTGRTGPCTEALVKAGVARVVYGMQDPNPQVGGTGLQKLREAGIVVAGPLLEAQCRRLNPGFIKRMTLGLPLVRCKSAMSLDGRTAMASGESKWVTGPAARADVQRLRARSCAIVTGVETVRFDNPNLNVRADEMALAMLAAERAAEVQPLRVIVDSQLRTPPKAFILQGDAPTLVCTTERAATERRARLQQAGAEVLVLPSDANGRVDLLALLQELAQRQCNEVLVESGATLSGAFLYRGHVDELIVYLAPKLLGSTARPLFALPIERMGSVLPITITDMRAVGHDWRITATTDIEY, encoded by the coding sequence ATGAGCACTACCGCTGTGCAGAATGCCCAGGCATTGATGGCCCGCGCTGTACAACTGGCGGAGCGGGGCCTGTATACCACCATGCCGAATCCGCGGGTCGGGTGTGTGATTACCGATCCTGCCGGTGCGGTTGTGGGCGAGGGCTGGCATCAACGCGCCGGTGCAGCCCATGCGGAGATCGCAGCGCTGCGCGATGCGGGCGAGCGCGCCCGCGGGAGTACGGTATATGTCACCCTTGAGCCCTGCCGCCACACCGGCCGCACGGGGCCCTGCACAGAGGCGCTGGTAAAAGCCGGCGTTGCCCGCGTGGTCTACGGAATGCAGGACCCGAATCCTCAGGTTGGCGGCACTGGTCTGCAGAAACTGCGCGAAGCGGGTATCGTGGTGGCAGGGCCCCTGCTGGAAGCCCAGTGCCGAAGGCTTAACCCCGGTTTTATCAAGCGCATGACCCTGGGCCTGCCGCTGGTGCGCTGCAAGTCCGCGATGAGTTTGGACGGGCGCACCGCCATGGCCAGTGGCGAGTCCAAATGGGTGACCGGTCCCGCTGCGCGCGCCGATGTACAGCGCCTGCGCGCACGCAGCTGCGCAATTGTTACCGGTGTTGAGACCGTGCGCTTTGACAACCCCAACCTGAATGTGCGCGCCGACGAAATGGCGCTGGCGATGCTCGCGGCGGAGCGAGCCGCTGAAGTACAGCCACTGCGGGTCATTGTCGACAGCCAGCTACGCACACCGCCCAAAGCCTTTATTTTGCAGGGCGACGCCCCCACACTAGTGTGCACTACCGAACGCGCAGCAACAGAGCGCCGCGCGCGTCTGCAGCAGGCCGGTGCCGAGGTGCTGGTATTGCCATCGGATGCCAATGGGCGGGTGGATCTGCTCGCTTTGCTGCAGGAACTGGCGCAGCGCCAGTGCAATGAGGTTCTGGTGGAAAGTGGCGCGACCCTGTCCGGTGCATTCCTGTATCGCGGCCATGTGGACGAGTTGATCGTCTACCTGGCGCCCAAGCTGCTCGGCAGCACGGCGCGACCGCTGTTTGCACTGCCGATCGAGCGGATGGGTTCAGTCCTGCCGATTACGATTACCGATATGCGTGCAGTCGGGCACGATTGGCGCATCACCGCAACCACGGATATCGAGTACTGA
- a CDS encoding riboflavin synthase yields MFTGIIEAVGDIAELQARAGDLRLRVRSGDLDLSDVQLGDSIATSGVCLTVVALCGDGYWADVSAETLAVSCVGGWKRGDRVNLEKALTPQTRLGGHIVSGHVDGIGTLVWRKSEARAERFRLRAPENLARYIAHKGSITVDGTSLTVNAVDGAEFELTIVPHTLQETIMDGYTAGTRVNLEVDLIARYLERLLLGEQAATPGTTEINREFLARHGFYPR; encoded by the coding sequence ATGTTTACCGGGATCATTGAAGCTGTGGGTGACATCGCCGAACTGCAAGCGCGCGCGGGCGACCTGCGCCTGCGGGTAAGGAGTGGCGATCTGGACCTGTCCGACGTGCAATTGGGGGACAGTATCGCCACCAGCGGCGTGTGCCTGACGGTGGTGGCACTGTGCGGTGACGGCTACTGGGCGGATGTGTCTGCGGAAACCCTGGCCGTCTCCTGTGTCGGTGGCTGGAAAAGGGGCGACCGGGTCAATCTGGAGAAGGCCCTCACCCCGCAAACGCGTCTGGGTGGCCATATTGTCAGCGGCCATGTGGATGGCATCGGTACCCTGGTGTGGCGCAAATCCGAAGCGCGCGCCGAGCGGTTCCGCCTGCGCGCACCGGAAAATCTGGCCCGCTATATTGCCCATAAGGGCTCGATTACGGTGGATGGCACCAGCCTTACCGTGAATGCGGTGGACGGCGCAGAGTTCGAGCTGACCATCGTACCCCATACCTTGCAGGAAACGATTATGGATGGTTACACCGCCGGTACCCGGGTCAATCTGGAGGTGGACCTGATCGCGCGCTATCTGGAGCGCCTGCTTCTGGGGGAGCAGGCGGCCACACCCGGCACTACGGAGATAAACCGTGAATTTCTCGCCCGGCACGGGTTTTACCCGCGCTAG